The Thermodesulfovibrionales bacterium genome contains the following window.
AACTGGCAGTGGCAAAGAAGCTTTTTCTGTCTGAAGATTATGAAGATGCTGTATCAAGGGCATATTATGCTGTCTATCATGCAGCCCAGGCACTTCTTCTTAGTGAAGGACAAAGGGCAGAGACCCATAAAGGTGTAGTGACCCTTTTCGGACTCCTTTTTGTAAAGACGGGTAAGTTTGACAGGAATCTCGGCAAGTATCTTGCAAATCTCAAGGATGATAGGGAGAGCGGAGATTACGAGGTTTTTTCTTACACAGACAGGGAAACTGCTGAGACTGCTATAGCAGAGGCAACAGAGTTTTTAAGGAAAAGCAGGGAATATCTTGAAAAAGAGAAAGTTATCTGAGGAGTTCAGCTTAATCAGGTATCCACAGTCTGTCTTTTTCAATTATATGGATAACCTTCCAACCCCTTCTTCTTAATTCTCTTGCAATCCATCTTCTGTGGCACTTCCAGGGAAATTTTTCAGAACAAACAATGACAGATGGACAGGTCTCTATCACTTTCAGAAGATCCTGCAGTGCATTAAGAAATTCTTCTGTCAAAATATAGGCTGGATATCCACCCTTTCTGTAACCTCCAAGACCCTCACCCATGAAATAATAACGGAAACCATCTGCCTTTAAAAAATCCTCAAAATTTTCTCTTTTAAACTGGCTTAGTTTACTTGTAGGGAATCTTCTTACATCAATCACGCATTCTATATCATGGGCATTAAGTATCTCAATGAAATCTTCTTCTGACCGCCTGTCAGTGCCAAGGGTATATACGATTTTTTGAGACATACAGATTATGATAACATGTCTGTAAAATGACAGAGGATTTATTTCTAAGTTAATATGTTAATTATAATGATTGGGCAAATAAACAATTAAGATTTTTAATTCTTGAAAGACCTATAATGACAATTTGAGTTTTGTACTCTATATCCTGTATTATTTATATATGCGAAGCCATTCAGATTATGTCCCCTTGCATCTTCATACAGAATACAGCCTTCTTGATGGAGCAATAAAAATCAATGAGCTCATAGAGAAGGCTGTGGAGTACAGGCTGCCTGCGCTCGCTATCACTGACCACGGAAATATCTTTGGAGCAATAGAATTCTACCAAAAAGCCTCAAAGGCTGGAATAAAGCCAATAATTGGCTGTGAGGTCTATGTGGCGCCTGATAGCAGGTTTAATAAG
Protein-coding sequences here:
- a CDS encoding DUF488 domain-containing protein — translated: MSQKIVYTLGTDRRSEEDFIEILNAHDIECVIDVRRFPTSKLSQFKRENFEDFLKADGFRYYFMGEGLGGYRKGGYPAYILTEEFLNALQDLLKVIETCPSVIVCSEKFPWKCHRRWIARELRRRGWKVIHIIEKDRLWIPD
- a CDS encoding HEPN domain-containing protein — protein: MEQAIRELIKGYLEKAEKKLAVAKKLFLSEDYEDAVSRAYYAVYHAAQALLLSEGQRAETHKGVVTLFGLLFVKTGKFDRNLGKYLANLKDDRESGDYEVFSYTDRETAETAIAEATEFLRKSREYLEKEKVI